The proteins below are encoded in one region of Homo sapiens chromosome 2, GRCh38.p14 Primary Assembly:
- the LOC124907996 gene encoding formin-like protein 16, producing MEAAPGPVRAQRGRRKPGRRPHHEQGRPGVTHGAGPGVPFSASASSLSPSSAAAASGCSFGPRGVARTLGPSVVFRPLLLPATGSRGGGGCAGGRLPRGSRGCRRAAALAWAAAAAVGPGAALVFACAPAPAPEGSVSPRPRRSPNPSPRLRPEPGFDVRTAQPPRTRRRAVPQRPLPPRAPPSGRRTQGAASRREARAGGAAEKSRSQAPQFLFLRRSFQGGAQPFLLRLSALTAGIARPLSTTTSSTLQA from the coding sequence ATGGAGGCAGCCCCGGGGCCGGTGAGGGCCCAGCGGGGCAGGCGGAAGCCGGGCAGGCGTCCGCACCACGAGCAGGGCCGGCCGGGGGTCACTCACGGGGCTGGGCCGGGCGTTCCCTTCTCTGCCTCCGCGTCGTCGCTGTCCCCGTCCTCGGCCGCCGCCGCTTCGGGCTGCTCGTTCGGTCCCCGCGGAGTGGCTCGGACGCTCGGCCCCTCCGTTGTCTTCCGCCCGCTCCTGCTCCCGGCGACGGGCtcccgcggcggcggcggctgcgcgGGCGGACGGCTGCCCAGGGGCTCCCGCGGCTGCCGCCGCGCTGCTGCGCTCGCTTGGGCTGCGGCTGCTGCTGTGGGGCCCGGCGCCGCCTTAGTCTTCGCCTGTGCCCCCGCCCCGGCGCCTGAAGGCTCTGTGTCTCCCAGGCCGCGCCGCTCCCCGAACCCCTCGCCCCGCTTGCGGCCCGAGCCCGGCTTTGACGTGCGCACTGCGCAGCCGCCGAGGACGCGACGTCGGGCGGTGCCGCAACGCCCCCTTCCGCCTCGGGCGCCCCCGAGCGGCCGGCGGACTCAGGGCGCCGCAAGTAGGCGCGAGGCCCGAGCGGGAGGGGCCGCAGAGAAAAGCAGAAGCCAAGCCCCGCAGTTCCTCTTCCTCCGCCGCAGCTTCCAAGGCGGGGCTCAGCCCTTTCTCCTCCGCCTGAGCGCTCTTACTGCGGGAATCGCACGCCCACTTTCAACGACCACTTCCTCAACTCTTCAAGCTTAA